From Drosophila yakuba strain Tai18E2 chromosome 2L, Prin_Dyak_Tai18E2_2.1, whole genome shotgun sequence, one genomic window encodes:
- the LOC6529013 gene encoding uncharacterized protein LOC6529013 isoform X1, with translation MSFWRAQVKQSLSRVFLLEIPVNYRISCESYRNPDCVMKRHYSKTVDDQQERENSPSPPPPPPYQSPLSSPESLQTPNGYPVLYVDVVKNQPKQELVPSPSPPQPPVPEFSIFREDFPALPGAAATALPSTPSSGVPDDWTAMLSESEQVELAKYRDTVVSSNPHFNLSGNEVFLQPNHVPQKPQEMEFLPHLYGYLSNPVRLSVSLIFHKQFLHEGVVQRAVNAAHKRATQTNTTIHPPPGFENSKLFARLITNNTGMPLGGVNFELGSPLYERFWNMETESPGSAVEGSFGMLGLAKKLGSIHRNPLLFGNNVYHNMNGTTDTIFSGPLQGARLSPHEMSYNLPLNFLITEKLNLQEPKTDEMQAELLFFFFYTYTGDMMQMLAAAELAERGWRYHKFERIWVIRQADNPNYLYSGFHESGEYNYFNMWQWKILPRHFQLEPEHMERTLSKEELYELYGYHPQMSGV, from the coding sequence ATGTCATTTTGGCGAGCTCAAGTAAAGCAGTCTCTGTCCCGAGTATTTTTGCTCGAAATTCCTGTAAATTACAGAATAAGCTGTGAGTCCTATAGAAATCCTGATTGCGTTATGAAACGTCATTATTCCAAGACAGTGGATGACCAGCAGGAGAGGGAGAATTCCCCCAGtccgccgcctcctccgcccTACCAATCGCCACTATCATCGCCCGAGTCCTTGCAGACCCCAAACGGATATCCCGTCTTGTACGTCGACGTGGTGAAAAACCAGCCCAAGCAGGAGTTGGTGCCGTCCCCCTCACCGCCCCAACCACCTGTGCCCGAGTTCAGCATCTTCCGCGAGGACTTTCCGGCTTTGCCAGGAGCAGCCGCCACTGCATTACCATCGACTCCGAGTTCTGGGGTTCCAGACGACTGGACCGCCATGTTGAGCGAAAGCGAGCAGGTCGAATTGGCCAAATATCGAGATACAGTCGTATCCAGCAATCCGCACTTTAACTTAAGCGGCAACGAGGTGTTCCTTCAGCCAAACCACGTTCCGCAGAAGCCCCAGGAGATGGAGTTCCTGCCACATTTGTACGGGTATCTTAGCAATCCGGTTCGTTTGAGTGTGAGCCTGATATTTCACAAGCAATTTCTGCACGAAGGCGTCGTGCAGAGGGCCGTGAATGCGGCCCACAAAAGGGCCACCCAAACAAATACCACAATCCATCCCCCACCCGGCTTCGAGAATTCCAAACTCTTTGCACGCCTAATAACCAACAACACTGGTATGCCCCTGGGTGGAGTCAACTTCGAGCTGGGCTCACCTCTATATGAAAGGTTTTGGAATATGGAGACGGAGTCTCCTGGCTCCGCTGTTGAGGGATCCTTCGGGATGTTGGGGCTGGCCAAGAAACTGGGATCGATTCACCGGAATCCGCTTCTATTCGGAAACAATGTTTACCACAATATGAATGGGACCACGGACACGATCTTTTCCGGGCCACTTCAAGGAGCCCGCTTGAGTCCCCACGAGATGAGCTACAACTTGCCATTGAACTTCCTCATCACTGAAAAGTTGAACCTACAGGAGCCAAAAACCGATGAAATGCAGGCGGAGCTTCTATTTTTCTTCTTCTACACATACACTGGCGACATGATGCAGATGCTCGCGGCTGCGGAACTGGCGGAACGTGGCTGGCGCTATCACAAGTTTGAGCGCATCTGGGTCATACGGCAGGCGGACAATCCCAACTACTTGTATAGCGGATTCCATGAGTCCGGGGAGTACAATTACTTCAACATGTGGCAGTGGAAGATCCTGCCCCGGCACTTTCAACTGGAGCCCGAGCACATGGAGCGCACTCTATCCAAGGAAGAGCTCTACGAGCTCTACGGATACCATCCCCAGATGTCGGGCGTATGA
- the LOC6529013 gene encoding uncharacterized protein LOC6529013 isoform X2, whose translation MSFWRAQVKQSLSRVFLLEIPVNYRISLDDQQERENSPSPPPPPPYQSPLSSPESLQTPNGYPVLYVDVVKNQPKQELVPSPSPPQPPVPEFSIFREDFPALPGAAATALPSTPSSGVPDDWTAMLSESEQVELAKYRDTVVSSNPHFNLSGNEVFLQPNHVPQKPQEMEFLPHLYGYLSNPVRLSVSLIFHKQFLHEGVVQRAVNAAHKRATQTNTTIHPPPGFENSKLFARLITNNTGMPLGGVNFELGSPLYERFWNMETESPGSAVEGSFGMLGLAKKLGSIHRNPLLFGNNVYHNMNGTTDTIFSGPLQGARLSPHEMSYNLPLNFLITEKLNLQEPKTDEMQAELLFFFFYTYTGDMMQMLAAAELAERGWRYHKFERIWVIRQADNPNYLYSGFHESGEYNYFNMWQWKILPRHFQLEPEHMERTLSKEELYELYGYHPQMSGV comes from the exons ATGTCATTTTGGCGAGCTCAAGTAAAGCAGTCTCTGTCCCGAGTATTTTTGCTCGAAATTCCTGTAAATTACAGAATAAGCT TGGATGACCAGCAGGAGAGGGAGAATTCCCCCAGtccgccgcctcctccgcccTACCAATCGCCACTATCATCGCCCGAGTCCTTGCAGACCCCAAACGGATATCCCGTCTTGTACGTCGACGTGGTGAAAAACCAGCCCAAGCAGGAGTTGGTGCCGTCCCCCTCACCGCCCCAACCACCTGTGCCCGAGTTCAGCATCTTCCGCGAGGACTTTCCGGCTTTGCCAGGAGCAGCCGCCACTGCATTACCATCGACTCCGAGTTCTGGGGTTCCAGACGACTGGACCGCCATGTTGAGCGAAAGCGAGCAGGTCGAATTGGCCAAATATCGAGATACAGTCGTATCCAGCAATCCGCACTTTAACTTAAGCGGCAACGAGGTGTTCCTTCAGCCAAACCACGTTCCGCAGAAGCCCCAGGAGATGGAGTTCCTGCCACATTTGTACGGGTATCTTAGCAATCCGGTTCGTTTGAGTGTGAGCCTGATATTTCACAAGCAATTTCTGCACGAAGGCGTCGTGCAGAGGGCCGTGAATGCGGCCCACAAAAGGGCCACCCAAACAAATACCACAATCCATCCCCCACCCGGCTTCGAGAATTCCAAACTCTTTGCACGCCTAATAACCAACAACACTGGTATGCCCCTGGGTGGAGTCAACTTCGAGCTGGGCTCACCTCTATATGAAAGGTTTTGGAATATGGAGACGGAGTCTCCTGGCTCCGCTGTTGAGGGATCCTTCGGGATGTTGGGGCTGGCCAAGAAACTGGGATCGATTCACCGGAATCCGCTTCTATTCGGAAACAATGTTTACCACAATATGAATGGGACCACGGACACGATCTTTTCCGGGCCACTTCAAGGAGCCCGCTTGAGTCCCCACGAGATGAGCTACAACTTGCCATTGAACTTCCTCATCACTGAAAAGTTGAACCTACAGGAGCCAAAAACCGATGAAATGCAGGCGGAGCTTCTATTTTTCTTCTTCTACACATACACTGGCGACATGATGCAGATGCTCGCGGCTGCGGAACTGGCGGAACGTGGCTGGCGCTATCACAAGTTTGAGCGCATCTGGGTCATACGGCAGGCGGACAATCCCAACTACTTGTATAGCGGATTCCATGAGTCCGGGGAGTACAATTACTTCAACATGTGGCAGTGGAAGATCCTGCCCCGGCACTTTCAACTGGAGCCCGAGCACATGGAGCGCACTCTATCCAAGGAAGAGCTCTACGAGCTCTACGGATACCATCCCCAGATGTCGGGCGTATGA
- the LOC6529015 gene encoding uncharacterized protein LOC6529015 isoform X1 translates to MLSYILSNEKHLNAHKTLRKGPRIPGNRNGARKRHLQKDVRIFTMPLIKKFCYCFSLRSGALTIAYVGLTIDVLDSVATIYTESQYCGDILLLWIISTVWNIISEMVLLTALHRDNPHLLPVHLVTCLCGLILEMTNHMWIASLGITDYILMSYAFFLIAYVAADVVVVLSYYQSEI, encoded by the exons ATGTTGTCATATATTTTGtcaaatgaaaaacatttaaatgcacACAAGACACTAAGGAAA GGTCCTCGGATACCTGGCAACAGAAATGGAGCTCGGAAGAGACATCTTCAAAAGGACGTTAGAATTTTCAC GATGCCATTAATCAAGAAGTTCTGCTATTGTTTTAGTCTAAGAAGTGGCGCCCTAACAATTGCGTATGTAGGTCTTACCATAGATGTATTAGATTCAGTAGCCACTATATATACTGAGTCGCAGTATTGCGGTGATATATTACTCCTCTGGATAATTTCCACCGTTTGGAATATCATATCCGAAATGGTTCTTTTGACTGCACTTCATCGG GATAATCCGCACCTGCTTCCGGTCCACCTAGTGACTTGTCTCTGTGGCCTGATCCTCGAAATGACCAACCACATGTGGATTGCCTCCCTCGGTATAACCGATTACATTTTGATGTCCTATGCGTTCTTTTTGATTGCCT ATGTAGCTGCGGACGTCGTGGTCGTGCTCAGCTACTACCAATCGGAGATTTAG
- the LOC6529015 gene encoding uncharacterized protein LOC6529015 isoform X2 has protein sequence MLSYILSNEKHLNAHKTLRKGPRIPGNRNGARKRHLQKDVRIFTMPLIKKFCYCFSLRSGALTIAYYCGDILLLWIISTVWNIISEMVLLTALHRDNPHLLPVHLVTCLCGLILEMTNHMWIASLGITDYILMSYAFFLIAYVAADVVVVLSYYQSEI, from the exons ATGTTGTCATATATTTTGtcaaatgaaaaacatttaaatgcacACAAGACACTAAGGAAA GGTCCTCGGATACCTGGCAACAGAAATGGAGCTCGGAAGAGACATCTTCAAAAGGACGTTAGAATTTTCAC GATGCCATTAATCAAGAAGTTCTGCTATTGTTTTAGTCTAAGAAGTGGCGCCCTAACAATTGCGTAT TATTGCGGTGATATATTACTCCTCTGGATAATTTCCACCGTTTGGAATATCATATCCGAAATGGTTCTTTTGACTGCACTTCATCGG GATAATCCGCACCTGCTTCCGGTCCACCTAGTGACTTGTCTCTGTGGCCTGATCCTCGAAATGACCAACCACATGTGGATTGCCTCCCTCGGTATAACCGATTACATTTTGATGTCCTATGCGTTCTTTTTGATTGCCT ATGTAGCTGCGGACGTCGTGGTCGTGCTCAGCTACTACCAATCGGAGATTTAG
- the LOC6529015 gene encoding uncharacterized protein LOC6529015 isoform X3 has product MLSYILSNEKHLNAHKTLRKGPRIPGNRNGARKRHLQKDVRIFTMPLIKKFCYCFSLRSGALTIAYVGLTIDVLDSVATIYTESQYCGDILLLWIISTVWNIISEMVLLTALHRFFVPG; this is encoded by the exons ATGTTGTCATATATTTTGtcaaatgaaaaacatttaaatgcacACAAGACACTAAGGAAA GGTCCTCGGATACCTGGCAACAGAAATGGAGCTCGGAAGAGACATCTTCAAAAGGACGTTAGAATTTTCAC GATGCCATTAATCAAGAAGTTCTGCTATTGTTTTAGTCTAAGAAGTGGCGCCCTAACAATTGCGTATGTAGGTCTTACCATAGATGTATTAGATTCAGTAGCCACTATATATACTGAGTCGCAGTATTGCGGTGATATATTACTCCTCTGGATAATTTCCACCGTTTGGAATATCATATCCGAAATGGTTCTTTTGACTGCACTTCATCGG TTCTTTGTTCCAGGATAA
- the LOC6529015 gene encoding uncharacterized protein LOC6529015 isoform X4, translated as MLSYILSNEKHLNAHKTLRKGPRIPGNRNGARKRHLQKDVRIFTMPLIKKFCYCFSLRSGALTIAYVGLTIDVLDSVATIYTESQYCGDILLLWIISTVWNIISEMVLLTALHRT; from the exons ATGTTGTCATATATTTTGtcaaatgaaaaacatttaaatgcacACAAGACACTAAGGAAA GGTCCTCGGATACCTGGCAACAGAAATGGAGCTCGGAAGAGACATCTTCAAAAGGACGTTAGAATTTTCAC GATGCCATTAATCAAGAAGTTCTGCTATTGTTTTAGTCTAAGAAGTGGCGCCCTAACAATTGCGTATGTAGGTCTTACCATAGATGTATTAGATTCAGTAGCCACTATATATACTGAGTCGCAGTATTGCGGTGATATATTACTCCTCTGGATAATTTCCACCGTTTGGAATATCATATCCGAAATGGTTCTTTTGACTGCACTTCATCGG ACTTAA
- the LOC6529016 gene encoding uncharacterized protein LOC6529016, with amino-acid sequence MESMEYSRKKRIVPLSTDLLRDIMTHRNEYQTPSGSYKEVEQVGDTRGASRSEATHSPQFLPPDTRRRTDGFADGPIVVNPPVTIAFLPRSKSKKHKQKPIVKQQKEGVKESLVELWVRDPPAKRVAQKVRRSFAPDKGSSEKLTPSVVLTKMEARMDSLENEVHELRKLVPIPTSSVQNKKPIGGGPHGLNRSQSTLSLGFRSSCDLRRTHSSSELYLRDKQSLEECNTKRQLYCDMQMHLVNMIVVPKSRTSLFLNQQKELNCQLGGCLGHRRHQYSDEDWLRDFEAAVFLNRNSVEAKRRSKNVRRQ; translated from the coding sequence ATGGAGTCAATGGAATATTCCCGTAAGAAGCGAATAGTGCCACTTTCAACGGATTTGTTAAGGGACATCATGACCCACAGGAATGAGTATCAAACGCCAAGTGGAAGCTATAAAGAGGTGGAGCAAGTGGGTGATACCAGAGGAGCCAGTCGATCTGAGGCAACCCATTCCCCACAATTCTTGCCACCGGATACGAGGCGACGCACTGATGGATTTGCCGACGGACCCATTGTGGTGAATCCTCCCGTTACAATTGCCTTCCTCCCCAGATCCAAATCGAAGAAGCATAAGCAGAAACCGATTGTTAAGCAGCAAAAGGAAGGGGTCAAGGAATCATTGGTTGAGCTCTGGGTCAGGGATCCCCCTGCTAAAAGAGTGGCTCAAAAGGTTCGCCGATCCTTTGCCCCGGATAAAGGAAGTTCGGAAAAGCTGACACCCAGTGTGGTTTTGACCAAAATGGAGGCACGCATGGACTCCTTGGAGAATGAAGTGCACGAACTGCGAAAACTGGTGCCAATCCCGACCAGCTCCGTTCAGAATAAAAAGCCCATAGGAGGCGGGCCTCATGGCTTAAACCGCTCACAGTCCACTCTATCGCTGGGCTTCAGGTCGAGCTGTGACCTGAGACGCACCCATTCCTCGAGTGAATTGTATCTGCGAGATAAGCAGTCGCTGGAGGAATGCAATACCAAGAGGCAGCTGTACTGCGACATGCAGATGCACCTGGTCAACATGATAGTCGTGCCTAAGTCACGCACCTCGCTGTTTCTCAACCAGCAAAAGGAACTGAACTGCCAATTGGGCGGATGCCTGGGCCATCGGCGACATCAGTATTCGGATGAGGATTGGTTGCGGGATTTCGAGGCGGCTGTCTTTCTCAATAGAAACTCCGTCGAGGCCAAGCGGCGCTCCAAGAATGTGCGTCGTCAGTGA
- the LOC6529017 gene encoding uncharacterized protein LOC6529017, which produces MAAYKKYSLVFLFLVYCLTEVLARHPTREEAEENMSQFMSVLRQEQFVAGSPRFNDVLGNARAIVEYQGKGFIGIRSIFQWMTSPNARNDGVYNFMQFYTDESSGYIGIQNYDKSSKFTILFSVWDALDAFPGDDFACETFGGEGVGYKCSNSTFPLISNAIYFLDVQIKGSIFRGYISDPQENLDSVTSNQVTRHLIGEIITPHEKLTNLIPFGYYNENYRDKDTCSEAFELVTVNQAPHQYTKYAHANTKFSEAYLYNSECEVENILVALTADKKSTIYFTRPTDLGLYN; this is translated from the coding sequence ATGGCtgcatataaaaaatattccttagttttccttttcctgGTTTACTGTCTAACTGAAGTTCTGGCTAGACATCCTACTCGCGAGGAAGCAGAGGAAAACATGTCCCAGTTCATGAGTGTCCTTCGGCAGGAGCAATTTGTTGCGGGCTCACCTCGATTTAACGATGTTCTGGGCAACGCCAGGGCCATTGTCGAGTATCAGGGCAAAGGATTCATTGGAATCCGGAGCATTTTCCAGTGGATGACCAGCCCGAATGCTCGCAACGATGGCGTCTACAACTTTATGCAGTTCTACACTGACGAATCAAGTGGCTATATAGGCATTCAAAACTACGACAAGAGCTCCAAGTTTACGATTCTGTTTTCCGTTTGGGATGCACTTGATGCATTTCCGGGTGATGATTTCGCGTGCGAAACTTTCGGCGGAGAGGGCGTCGGCTACAAGTGCTCCAACAGCACGTTCCCGCTGATCAGCAATGCCATATACTTCCTCGATGTGCAGATCAAGGGCTCTATCTTCAGGGGCTATATCTCAGATCCGCAGGAGAATCTCGACAGTGTGACCAGCAACCAGGTGACCCGTCACTTGATAGGCGAAATCATCACTCCGCACGAAAAGCTAACTAACCTCATACCCTTCGGATACTACAACGAGAACTATCGCGATAAGGACACCTGCAGCGAGGCCTTTGAACTGGTCACTGTCAACCAGGCTCCCCATCAATACACGAAGTATGCCCATGCCAACACAAAGTTCTCCGAGGCCTATCTCTACAACTCTGAGTGTGAGGTGGAGAATATTTTGGTGGCTCTAACGGCGGACAAGAAGAGCACCATCTACTTCACCAGACCCACTGATTTGGGTCtttataattga